The Desulfosporosinus acidiphilus SJ4 genome has a window encoding:
- the pruA gene encoding L-glutamate gamma-semialdehyde dehydrogenase: MNNAYFELKFPENEPIKGYMPGSPERTALKAELDRQLTSFVEIPVIIGGKEIRTGNKVQMICPHDHQKVLGEYHVAGEKELLLAIESAEAAREEWENMPWEHRATIFLKAADLLTGKYRAKVAASCMLGQSKNPFQAEIDAICELADFLRFNTYYTQEIYKQQPMNTPGVWNRVEYRALDGFVAAITPFNFTSIGGNLSTAPAMVGNTVLWKPSSTAVLSNYYFMQILMEAGLPAGVINFVPCRGADFGRIVVSHPKMAGFHFTGSTAVFNGIWNQVGTNINKYVSYPRLVGETGGKDFIFAHESADVEALACAMVLGAYEYQGQKCSAASRAYIPESLWGELKGRLEEEIGKIKMGDVRNFSNLMNAVIDQNSFTNIKNYLDYARESKDAEILIGGKCDDSVGYFVEPTVILAKTPNFKTMVEEIFGPVMTVYVYPNDKLEETLKACDTATIYGLTGAVFAQDRAAIIKIARALDHAAGNFYINDKPTGAVVGQQPFGGSRASGTNDKAGSAINLYRWMNQRAIKEMLIPRTVVSYPYMTEE, from the coding sequence ATGAATAATGCTTATTTTGAACTTAAATTTCCCGAGAATGAACCTATCAAAGGGTATATGCCGGGTTCTCCGGAACGTACTGCTTTAAAGGCAGAACTGGACCGTCAATTAACAAGCTTTGTTGAAATACCGGTAATTATCGGCGGCAAGGAAATTCGGACCGGAAACAAAGTTCAGATGATTTGTCCCCATGATCATCAAAAAGTTCTTGGCGAATACCATGTGGCCGGGGAAAAAGAATTGCTCCTGGCTATTGAATCCGCAGAAGCTGCCAGAGAAGAATGGGAGAATATGCCTTGGGAGCATAGAGCAACTATTTTCTTGAAAGCCGCCGATTTGTTAACAGGCAAATACCGAGCCAAAGTAGCGGCTTCCTGTATGCTTGGACAAAGTAAAAATCCCTTCCAGGCTGAAATCGATGCTATTTGTGAATTAGCTGATTTCCTGCGTTTTAATACTTACTACACCCAAGAAATTTATAAACAACAGCCTATGAACACACCCGGTGTCTGGAATCGGGTGGAATACCGCGCCTTGGATGGCTTTGTCGCCGCAATTACTCCCTTTAACTTTACGTCGATCGGCGGCAATCTCTCCACGGCTCCGGCCATGGTAGGGAACACTGTTTTGTGGAAACCCTCATCCACGGCCGTTCTCTCCAACTATTATTTTATGCAAATTCTCATGGAAGCAGGTTTACCGGCCGGGGTTATCAATTTCGTACCTTGCAGGGGGGCGGACTTTGGCAGGATCGTGGTAAGTCATCCGAAGATGGCGGGTTTCCACTTTACCGGGTCCACGGCCGTATTCAACGGGATCTGGAATCAAGTGGGCACAAATATTAACAAGTATGTTTCCTATCCGCGTCTTGTGGGTGAAACCGGCGGCAAAGACTTCATTTTTGCCCATGAATCTGCAGACGTTGAAGCTCTTGCCTGCGCTATGGTGCTTGGGGCCTATGAATATCAAGGGCAAAAATGCTCGGCTGCCTCCCGTGCCTACATTCCGGAAAGCCTTTGGGGTGAACTCAAAGGACGCCTTGAAGAAGAAATCGGCAAGATCAAGATGGGTGATGTTCGCAATTTTAGCAATCTCATGAATGCCGTTATCGATCAGAATTCCTTCACGAATATTAAGAACTATCTTGATTACGCCAGAGAATCTAAGGATGCAGAGATCCTTATCGGCGGAAAATGCGATGACAGTGTTGGTTATTTTGTAGAGCCGACGGTTATCTTAGCTAAAACGCCCAACTTTAAAACCATGGTAGAAGAAATATTTGGACCTGTTATGACTGTTTATGTTTATCCCAACGACAAACTGGAAGAAACTTTAAAAGCCTGCGATACTGCGACGATCTACGGATTAACCGGTGCTGTTTTTGCCCAGGACAGAGCCGCAATTATCAAGATTGCCAGAGCCTTAGATCATGCGGCAGGGAACTTCTATATTAACGACAAGCCCACCGGTGCCGTTGTCGGACAGCAACCCTTCGGCGGAAGCCGGGCTTCAGGAACAAATGATAAAGCGGGCAGCGCCATCAACCTATATCGTTGGATGAATCAACGGGCTATAAAAGAGATGCTGATTCCCCGTACCGTTGTTAGTTACCCTTATATGACAGAGGAATAA
- a CDS encoding DUF3231 family protein — protein MNTSEQFTSQTPMDTIPHNISNIMPTSAEIGFLWQSYFAETMSLCMLKYIIAKSKDPACKPVFQHALDVSSQRVTSMEDIFNTIKHPIPDAFGEKDVDINASELFSEDYLLTYTKFTNKYILLHYCQAFAISTRTDFINFFNECIDTSRQINKEAKEVLLAKGLLLKPPYIVIPDKVDYVHNDDYFGSFWGRSKRPLNALEVGYLYDKIESKLVLETLSTGLAQVVEDKKVKDHLIRGKEISNKQIEVLSSILESDDLPLPSTSNFQITTSRESPFSAKLILFHSTVVTAFTILSYGLALTNSARKDVVASFGRLIVELLEYSKDGTDLLIERGWLERVPETADRKKLLQ, from the coding sequence ATGAATACTTCGGAGCAATTTACAAGTCAAACTCCAATGGATACAATCCCGCATAATATCAGTAATATAATGCCAACTTCTGCAGAAATTGGATTCCTATGGCAAAGCTACTTTGCCGAAACAATGTCTCTTTGCATGTTAAAATACATTATCGCAAAATCCAAAGATCCTGCCTGTAAGCCGGTTTTTCAACATGCTTTGGATGTCTCAAGTCAGCGGGTAACGTCTATGGAGGACATTTTTAATACCATTAAACATCCTATCCCGGATGCTTTTGGGGAAAAAGATGTAGATATCAATGCCAGTGAATTATTTTCCGAGGATTATTTGCTGACTTATACAAAGTTCACTAATAAATATATTTTATTACACTATTGTCAGGCCTTTGCTATTTCAACTCGGACCGATTTTATAAACTTCTTCAACGAATGTATCGATACATCACGACAAATAAACAAAGAAGCCAAAGAAGTGTTACTAGCTAAAGGACTTCTTCTGAAGCCTCCTTATATTGTAATTCCCGATAAGGTGGATTACGTCCATAATGATGATTATTTCGGCTCGTTTTGGGGCAGAAGTAAACGGCCTCTTAACGCTTTAGAAGTCGGATATTTATATGATAAAATCGAGTCAAAACTCGTCTTAGAAACGTTAAGTACAGGGTTAGCTCAAGTCGTTGAAGATAAAAAGGTCAAGGATCACTTGATTAGAGGGAAGGAAATCAGTAATAAACAGATTGAAGTTCTCAGCTCAATATTAGAAAGTGATGACTTACCTTTACCATCGACATCAAATTTTCAAATTACAACATCCAGGGAATCACCATTCAGTGCTAAATTAATCTTGTTCCACTCCACCGTCGTGACGGCGTTTACTATCTTAAGCTATGGCCTGGCTTTAACAAATAGCGCCAGAAAAGATGTGGTAGCATCATTCGGTCGACTTATTGTTGAACTTCTCGAATACTCCAAAGACGGTACGGACCTGCTTATTGAGAGAGGGTGGCTGGAAAGAGTTCCCGAAACAGCGGATCGTAAAAAGTTATTGCAATAA
- a CDS encoding sigma-54 interaction domain-containing protein: MNSLFLADLMERNVKLLSSKPSPADTSALSSSSHLVLIQNSQPTEVLVRDSRNLRNSTDSKSLAINLTWERPLLASIDTKALPFYQEHFGDFRPVVILDDSGSVLGVISALELIDSLLKHCEIMNSFFKTLLDTVNEAVTVVTKEGTVSHWNSVAQDTYSIPQQNILGKHIADFFKQETLATLKILDEGRPVRQSYHSPRPGTHVLINASPVIYDGTILGAISCEQDVTQIVRLNEKLTNTSSELRDLQKKISPPEDPFAKIIGKGQSIRHTISVARKISSSEATVLITGESGVGKELFAQAIHMASPRAKKPLITLNCGAIPAALFESELFGYHGGAFTGAERKGKPGKLELAHGGTLFLDEVGELPLGLQVKLLRVLQDRCFYRLGGTEPITVNTRIIAATNRDLEKMMQTGEFREDFYYRLNVITLEVPPLRERTEDIPELAQAFLHESALKHNRPMPSLDPAVIVAFLNYHWPGNVRELHNVAERLAVLADEGIIETKYLPLALKRPKVESLTLSNPIPSQFGRANSKELTISSEIEKICGVLEKTHGNKSAAAKLLGISRGTLYYKLKQYNLG; this comes from the coding sequence TTGAACTCGTTATTCCTTGCCGACCTTATGGAGCGAAACGTAAAACTTCTAAGCTCTAAGCCAAGTCCTGCTGACACTTCTGCATTAAGCAGTTCCAGCCATCTCGTCCTTATTCAAAATAGTCAACCCACTGAGGTCCTCGTCAGAGATTCAAGAAATTTAAGAAATTCGACAGATTCGAAATCACTCGCTATAAACCTTACTTGGGAGAGACCTTTATTAGCTTCAATCGATACTAAAGCACTGCCCTTCTATCAAGAACACTTCGGAGATTTTCGCCCCGTGGTCATTCTTGATGATTCCGGAAGCGTATTAGGAGTCATCTCAGCCCTTGAGTTAATAGATAGCCTTTTAAAACATTGCGAAATAATGAACTCTTTTTTTAAAACTTTACTTGATACCGTCAATGAGGCAGTCACTGTGGTTACTAAAGAAGGAACCGTAAGTCACTGGAATTCAGTGGCTCAAGACACCTATTCAATCCCCCAGCAAAACATTCTCGGCAAACATATTGCCGACTTTTTTAAACAAGAAACGTTAGCTACCCTAAAAATTCTGGATGAAGGCCGTCCGGTTCGTCAATCTTATCATAGCCCTCGCCCGGGAACTCATGTACTCATTAATGCCTCACCCGTCATCTATGACGGAACAATTCTGGGTGCGATATCCTGTGAGCAGGATGTTACCCAAATCGTAAGGCTCAACGAAAAACTTACGAATACGAGCTCTGAACTGCGTGATCTGCAGAAAAAAATTTCCCCTCCCGAAGATCCTTTTGCTAAGATCATCGGTAAGGGGCAATCCATTCGACATACAATATCTGTTGCTCGTAAAATATCCTCAAGCGAAGCGACTGTTCTTATTACAGGAGAAAGCGGTGTCGGCAAAGAGTTGTTTGCTCAAGCAATACATATGGCCAGCCCCAGGGCAAAAAAACCATTAATTACACTTAATTGCGGGGCTATACCAGCGGCCCTTTTCGAAAGTGAACTCTTTGGCTACCACGGCGGAGCCTTTACCGGGGCCGAAAGAAAAGGGAAACCCGGCAAATTGGAGTTGGCCCACGGAGGAACCCTTTTCCTGGATGAGGTTGGAGAATTGCCTCTGGGTCTCCAAGTCAAATTACTGCGTGTGCTTCAGGATCGCTGCTTTTATCGCTTAGGGGGTACGGAACCCATTACGGTCAATACTCGGATTATTGCGGCCACAAACCGTGATTTGGAAAAAATGATGCAAACAGGGGAATTTCGTGAAGACTTTTATTATCGCTTAAATGTCATCACTTTAGAAGTACCGCCTCTCAGAGAACGAACAGAAGATATTCCCGAATTAGCTCAAGCTTTTTTACATGAATCTGCTCTTAAACACAACAGGCCTATGCCCTCCCTCGATCCCGCAGTCATTGTAGCCTTTCTCAACTATCACTGGCCGGGCAATGTCAGAGAACTCCACAATGTCGCCGAACGATTAGCAGTCTTGGCTGACGAAGGTATTATCGAAACGAAATATCTGCCTCTAGCCCTTAAGCGACCTAAGGTCGAATCCCTCACCTTATCGAATCCAATACCCTCTCAGTTTGGCCGCGCCAATTCTAAAGAGTTAACTATATCTAGCGAAATCGAAAAAATTTGCGGCGTTTTGGAAAAGACCCATGGCAATAAATCAGCAGCTGCCAAACTTCTCGGCATTTCACGAGGAACTCTCTACTATAAGCTTAAACAATACAATTTGGGGTAA
- a CDS encoding DUF2157 domain-containing protein, which yields MKRAINKSKFSFIGEELDYYRMNGLISDQQTKDILEIYEIKEGLNFIRTLVTMGAILVGLGILSFIASNWDGLNNMAKLSIIFIAFGGSNFAGYVLEDHYPKTGRSLIYLGTLVYGAGIFLIGQLYNFGGNFSTAFLLWALGVVPMALQLKDKYLMLFANVLFGIYLAGTVQQGFPYAAVIGLPVLYYAFKFLNRSKLLLFFANAVSLEFILVLLLRCETKGLYVALTFLLIGLLMYGTANRFKRGIVKIQGNIILGVSGVFLTFPGFWEVLVSLQSARIASIIFSLLFVGLLFALIRRGSVISLIFVCLTIFRYYIDTFAFLPKSLFFILGGLLLLGFGFYIERVRKQSKGGILP from the coding sequence GTGAAAAGAGCAATTAATAAAAGTAAGTTTTCGTTTATTGGCGAGGAATTGGATTATTATAGAATGAACGGATTAATTAGTGATCAGCAAACGAAAGATATATTGGAAATTTATGAAATCAAAGAAGGACTGAACTTCATTCGGACCCTGGTTACTATGGGTGCTATTTTGGTGGGACTCGGAATCTTAAGTTTTATTGCCAGCAATTGGGATGGACTTAACAATATGGCAAAACTTAGTATCATCTTCATTGCCTTTGGGGGTTCAAACTTTGCCGGATATGTTTTAGAAGACCATTATCCCAAGACAGGGCGGAGTTTGATTTATCTTGGGACATTAGTCTATGGAGCAGGAATTTTCCTCATCGGTCAACTATATAACTTCGGAGGAAATTTTTCGACTGCCTTTCTTCTTTGGGCGTTGGGAGTTGTGCCAATGGCATTACAGCTTAAGGATAAGTATTTAATGCTGTTCGCGAACGTACTATTCGGAATTTACCTGGCTGGTACTGTTCAACAGGGCTTTCCCTACGCAGCCGTAATTGGCCTCCCGGTACTGTATTATGCCTTTAAGTTCCTGAACAGATCAAAACTACTCTTATTTTTTGCTAATGCCGTAAGTTTAGAATTTATTTTGGTGCTGCTTTTGAGGTGTGAAACAAAAGGATTGTATGTTGCCCTGACTTTTTTGCTGATTGGTCTTTTGATGTATGGAACAGCCAATAGATTTAAGCGGGGAATAGTGAAGATTCAGGGTAATATTATACTGGGAGTAAGCGGTGTTTTCCTGACATTTCCGGGATTTTGGGAGGTGCTTGTTAGTTTGCAATCAGCACGCATAGCAAGCATCATCTTTTCACTTCTTTTTGTAGGTCTGCTCTTTGCACTGATCCGAAGAGGCAGTGTTATCAGTTTGATCTTTGTGTGTCTCACTATTTTTAGATATTACATTGATACGTTTGCTTTTTTACCGAAATCTTTGTTTTTTATCCTTGGAGGTTTGTTATTGCTTGGGTTTGGTTTTTACATTGAACGAGTGAGGAAACAGTCGAAAGGGGGAATACTTCCATGA
- a CDS encoding GDYXXLXY domain-containing protein, protein MTKKKSFLLAAAIPLLILVAMTIKPEATVLFGREIFLETRAVDPTDLFRGDYVSVNLAIAEIPKSMAPEPIEKLRKRTLYVSLKQDGKFYVVDQVSVTKPQQGVYLKGRIRNSYSPLSTFQVDYSLDRYFVKQGSGQDLEHRSHIGGLVGTVKVLGGYGVITGLAQP, encoded by the coding sequence ATGACTAAGAAAAAATCTTTTCTTTTGGCTGCGGCAATTCCTCTCCTGATTCTCGTGGCAATGACGATAAAGCCTGAGGCTACGGTTCTTTTCGGACGAGAAATATTTTTGGAAACGAGAGCAGTTGATCCCACAGATTTGTTTAGAGGAGATTACGTTTCCGTGAACCTGGCAATTGCAGAAATTCCTAAGTCGATGGCCCCTGAGCCGATAGAGAAACTTAGAAAAAGGACACTTTATGTGAGCCTGAAGCAGGACGGAAAGTTTTATGTGGTTGATCAAGTCAGTGTAACAAAACCGCAACAGGGAGTTTACCTCAAGGGAAGAATTAGAAACTCCTACTCACCCTTGAGTACTTTTCAGGTGGACTATTCCCTGGATAGATATTTTGTGAAGCAAGGCAGCGGTCAAGATCTTGAGCATAGGTCTCATATCGGAGGGCTGGTCGGAACGGTCAAGGTGCTTGGCGGATATGGGGTTATAACAGGACTGGCTCAACCTTAA